ACTTTGGGGGTTTTGCGCCTGAATTGTATCATATGAAATACCCCGCCAAAGGTGACCCGAAACTCTCTGCCAAAATCCAAGATTGTCTGCAAAAGCAGGGATTTGAAAATCAATTGCATTCCAGGGGTTTGGATCACGGTGCCTGGATACCTTTAAAAATGATGTACCCCGATGCAGACATTCCGATAGCACAGGTCTCTTTACCCGCCGGATCGTTGCAAGATGCTGCACGAATGGGCGCAGCGTTATCCACTTTGAGGAAACAAAATATTCTTATCATCGGTTCGGGGGGCTCTGTGCATAATCTGTCGGTCTTGTCTCGCGACAACAATACACCCGCTGCCTGGGTGGAAGAGTTTGAACGCTGGTTACTGCAAAGCATTGAGGCCAACCATTTCGATCACTTAATCGCCCCGGAAAGGTTTGCACCCAATTTCCCAATGGCCCACCCAACAATAGAACACTACGCCCCATTAGTAGTTGCCTGGGCAGCAGCAGACACGAACCAGGCCGGAAAACGCATTCATCATGCTGTTACCTATACTAACCTGGGGATGAGCATGTATGAGTTTGGAGAAACATAGTCCGTTTCACCCTAGGACCAAATCGCTACCTGTTAAGGTTCGCCGCTTTGGTAATTGGGTCAGATTCAGCTGTGAAATTCGTCCTTTGCGATGGAAATCCATTTTTTGTGAAGTGAGTTATAGGCTTTTCCCAACGAATCCGCCGCATCCAGCACTTGTTTCAGCACTACCTGAGCTTTTTCTCTTTCACCCTTTTTCTTCAGAAAAATTGCGTATCGTACAGATGCTTCCGGACCGGGAAAGTAGCCGCTGAGTGCTTCATACTCGTGCTCGGCTGATTCCAATTCACCCAGGCTATCCAATACTCTCGCATACAACAAATGCGCGTTATGGTTTTTATAGTCGGGATTTTGTTTAATCAACTCGTCAAGTAACCGCTTCGTTTCACTCGCATTCCCCAACTCAAATTCGGCACACGCCAGACTGTGCATTATATCCGGATCGTACACATACAAGCCGCGAAGCGAGTTTGTATAGAGATTCCGGGCTTCGCCATACATCCCTTTTTTCATACATTCTTCCGCGAGTTTTATATTATTCTCAACAGTGTCGGCTGCGGACAAATTCCTTACCGCTTTCTTTATATCTTTATTTGGGTTAACGACGCTTTGCAAATTCCGCTGTACCGTTCTTGCCGCTCTCCCCTGGAGAAGTTGAGGCAGCACCTCAATAATTAAATACGCTATCACGCCCGCCGCCGGTAACATAACGACGATCCATATCCACATGGTATTCCTACCGGTTTTTAGTATGTGGACAACCATGGCTACTTGAATCAACACGGATAAGACCAGCAAAGGCATAAAATATTTCCTTCTATATTATTAGTGGGTTACTAGAGCCCATACTGCGCGGCTCGCGAGGTTTATACTACCTCACGTTTGTCCAATTTTAGTGAGACCCGAAACAATAATTCAAGTGAATAATACCTATTTTAGGGCATATATGTGCGGTATATCCGAATTGTGTTGGGAAAGGAGGGGGTGGGGAGGACCAAATTGAGAGCTGTAGCATATCCCAGATTGCAAACGCATTGGAACATGCTGTGGATCTCTAATCCTGCTTAGAGCCTGCTTCATCAGAGAGCATAAAAAAAACGTACTTATCATCGATCATCAGGTTCATCTTTTTGCCGTGGTTATAAAAAGTAAGCGCCGTTTCCCGGTCGGAAAGCAAGCGCCAAACCCCATGATTTTCAGTATCTCTATAAAAGTTCATAATTTCACTTTTATTGCCACGATAACTAAACACCCAGATTGGCTCTTTTTCCGTCCCTGTCACTACCCCCACGCTGGACTGGAAGTTTGGATGTGGAACAAAACCTACTTCGGATAATCGATTTTCTGCGCCGGATTGGTAATACAGCGCCAGGAGCAGAATCGGAGTGATAACAAATAGTATGTTAAACAGGCCGGCTTTGGTGCGATAGTTGACTTTTGTTCTCTTAACGTAAATATGGTAGTACAACAGCGACGCTGCAATAAGTAATACGATCAATATTATGACTAAGCTTTCATCCATTTAGAGATCCATATAGAGCTCCATTCAGAACTCGCTCTGCACGCAAACTGCTGTCTAAGCCTGACTCCAGTGAGCGTGTACACGGCATTTGAAACGCCACCCCTGTGCGTTCCGAATACAGCTAAATACAAGAAAAGATAGTTGTGAATCTCGGTTTATGCAAAATTCTACCCTACGGGATTCCCTAACGACAAACCGGCTCGGGCCACATGCCCTCTGAGCCGGCTCACTCCGAGTCCTCGACGAAAGCATGGTGGGATATCCACTCCTTTGATTCTAAAAAGTACGAAGCCGAGACCATAGCATGTCGATCAGGCGACCAGGCCCTTTGACTCAAGAAACTCCGTGGGCACATCCGCATTCTTACGGCCTGCGATTGCAAAGTAATAAAGCGGTTCTCCTTCAATTGACAACCTGTGCCGATATCGTTCGATATGATAAACATCAAGGTATTTAGAAAAAATCAGCTCTCTGATCATGATTGAAAAACCGGACTCATCCGTGCTATCAAAGAACGATTCCTTAATATTAAATGCAATCCACCCTTCTTGTTTTATGATATTAAAGGCCTTTATAAATGCCTGGGTCGGAATGTCCCCAAAACCAAGCGCTGCGACAGTAACCATACAATCA
This genomic stretch from Gammaproteobacteria bacterium harbors:
- a CDS encoding dioxygenase, whose amino-acid sequence is MTTLNTVFISHGAPDIILAPNPVVNAWHNYAQQRPCPDAIIVVSAHWMDEPVGITCGAELSTIYDFGGFAPELYHMKYPAKGDPKLSAKIQDCLQKQGFENQLHSRGLDHGAWIPLKMMYPDADIPIAQVSLPAGSLQDAARMGAALSTLRKQNILIIGSGGSVHNLSVLSRDNNTPAAWVEEFERWLLQSIEANHFDHLIAPERFAPNFPMAHPTIEHYAPLVVAWAAADTNQAGKRIHHAVTYTNLGMSMYEFGET